In Nymphaea colorata isolate Beijing-Zhang1983 chromosome 10, ASM883128v2, whole genome shotgun sequence, the genomic stretch CCCATCCAAATGGATACGTGGTCCGAATGGTTCGCTGGTAAAGCCAACCCATGGACATCCCTTGGACAGTCCAAATCCAATCTCAGGCAGATCCAGGACCCGACTGCCAAAATTTATGGGGTCCGTCCACTTACTAATGCAACAGTAGGCGCGTCCCGCCCCAACGGCCAACGTTGCTCGCGAGATCGTCCGGAGACGTTCCCGccatttctcttccttttcttcttcttcttctccgaTCGTCCTTCCAAGACTGTGGTctacttccttttcttcttccgtcttgtttttttccttatcgagaaagagagatgacGATCACGGCGTTGCTGGTTCTGAGATCGGAGGCGGCCTCGGCGACGGAGCCGGTGATCCTTGCGAGCGCGATGGAGATCAAGCAATTCGGGTACTACCAGAGGATTGGAGCCAAAGAGGCCATCTTATCGGTTTCTCGGAAGCTGGCCAAGGCCACCCATCCTTCACAGCAGAATTCCACTCAGCACGACGGTtcgtctttccttctttcttccgtTTTCAATTTTTGCCTTTCCCTGTTGTCCGCATTTTCTTTAGAAGTTCCATACTTCGATTGATATACTTAGAGATCCGCGTCTCTTTTGTAGTTTCCGACGTGTTACAGTTAGTTTACCGCTCATAGATGACAAGATCGAGTCTTGTATCTCGTTCTATTGTAGACGATTTTCCATGTAGATGTAATGAAATCGTGCTCCTGAGTTAGCCTTGCCGTCCGATGATTATAGCGCTTTTTCTTCGTCAAATTTGTTAGAAGCTATTGACGCCAGCTTTCACGTTTTAGCAAGTAACGTGATCTTAAATCAGCACCGGAAAAGAAGCGGGAAggaagggggggggggtgtggaAGAAATAAACTCAATCtgaaaaaattgaacaattaGGAACAGTTTCTGGTCTTCCTTTAAACATTTAATGTGTGATATGCTGTCACAGCCGTCATTTTGCTCCTTGATGTTGCAAATCCTttgtttcattgattttataaagaaatgttCCAGAACACAAGGTACACTATTGCATCCGAGATGGTCTCTTTGACGTGATATTTGTTGATGAGCATTACCCAGTGAAGACGGCGTTTGGCATTCTGAACAAGGTAATACATAAATTGGATCCCAAGAATTTGCTGTTGTTCATGCTAAGTGTTTAAAATGTTGAATTCAAGATCGCACAAAGTGTCATCTAGTTTGTGCTGGAAATTTCACTTCAATCTTTGTTCTCATTGTGGTCATTCTTGCACTTTGTCTCACTGTTGTGCAGTCATTCTTTATTTTGTCGTTCTGATGGTTTTGAGGTTGTCTTCTGATGGATGTGATGTAAAGGTTATCTGAAACTTGTCTGAGTCTACATGATATGTAGATACTCTTTTCTTCGAATCTACATGACTTGTCAGCTGCAGTTAATTATCGAACAATTTAATTGGTCTCTTCCGCTGTGTTTGCCTCGGTTGCTTATTTTCCATGTATCTAACAAGAAAATGTTCATTGATGAACGTGAGACGGCTATATCTTTCACGGCTATTCAAGCCTATCCTAGCTCAAGTCTACCAGTAAACATGCTAGTATAATCCCATTGCTGTCGAGTGCCATGGAATGCCTCCCTTCCCTTGAAGTTGTATTGCTAACAAAAACTTTGTGAATTTTCATTCATTGGTTTCTTCAAATGTCTCAAATTGAAATTGTTgcaaataactcatttttgctgACTGGACATTATATCTTTCCGTTCAGTGGTCATGCAATGATTTTACTTTTAGCATCTTGAAAACCCATGCTTCTTTCTTATTCCAACGTAcaatttttttgggttcttCCATTAATTTAGGTCACTACTATCACAACGACAATGACGATTGTATGCTACTGTTGAGAATCCAAATTGGCCTCACGATTGTAACTTGAATTAGTGGAAACTGCCCGGCCACTTGTCTGTCTGTTGATTACTATTTCTAGTTCATGAAGATGCAAACCTTCATATACGAGTGTTTTGTTGCTCATTTAAGCATCACCCTTTGGGAATGAGTGCTACATGACTTGTATCTATTCCTGGCTTCTTGAATGAAGGCTTGTCATTAGGTGAATGTACAAAGCTTTACCATTCAAGAAAATCCTTGACTTTTAACTTCGAGAcaatgagggaaaaaaagagaatCTGATGCCAGGTACTAGATGAATATCAGAAGGCTTTTGGGGATTCTTGGAAGACAGTGCAGATTGATGCCAATCAGTCGTGGCCTTTTCTAACTGAAGTTCTTTCAAAGTTTCAGGTATTTGCTTTACCTGAGAAACCTGTAAATCTGCAGAATCTTATTTTAGATTGGCACTAAGTATTGTTGATGGTCTGTTTGAAAATATCTTAAGGTAAAACTTAAGCTTCTCATGATAAGAAAGATACTTGTTGCTATTCCAGGATGCTGCTGAGGCTGACATGATTATGACAACTCAGTGGGCTTTAGATGAAACCAGAATTGCTATTGTGAGTAGTAGTTGATTTCTGTTAGCTTTATCTTCAATAAATTAGAAAATGCCAATTAGGAAGTGGGCTTGCACATTGCATGCGTCCTAATCATCTGAAGTTGTGTTTGTTACCACTGCCACTGTGAGTCGGCTGTCCAGCTATTTTCTTTCGCTTCACTTTTAATCATGTGTTACCTTTCGTTATATCATCATTCCTAGCAATATTACCAGAATAGGAA encodes the following:
- the LOC116262268 gene encoding VAMP-like protein YKT61 isoform X2, whose protein sequence is MTITALLVLRSEAASATEPVILASAMEIKQFGYYQRIGAKEAILSVSRKLAKATHPSQQNSTQHDEHKVHYCIRDGLFDVIFVDEHYPVKTAFGILNKVLDEYQKAFGDSWKTVQIDANQSWPFLTEVLSKFQDAAEADMIMTTQWALDETRIAIKSDEAKGQLQYLAEDDNEELTTSTSISETIKRRKLTENDVGEGTGAAEEDDAQDRNTLGSEEMEKQIDLIVEKIERFTEQVSEVLEAGKAMYKELSNDFEERVIASDSSAAGRGMAGGDKRAAPA
- the LOC116262268 gene encoding VAMP-like protein YKT61 isoform X1, which gives rise to MTITALLVLRSEAASATEPVILASAMEIKQFGYYQRIGAKEAILSVSRKLAKATHPSQQNSTQHDEHKVHYCIRDGLFDVIFVDEHYPVKTAFGILNKVLDEYQKAFGDSWKTVQIDANQSWPFLTEVLSKFQDAAEADMIMTTQWALDETRIAIKSDEAKGQLQYLAEDDNEELTTSTSISETIKRRKLTENDVGEGTGAAEEDDAQDRNTLGSEEMEKQIDLIVEKIERFTEQVSEVLEAGKAMYKELSNDFEERVIAIHQQQVEAWQEEIKELRLLDGVNEEDVQRLQNAIYLLHSFSKAQ